The proteins below come from a single Macaca fascicularis isolate 582-1 chromosome 9, T2T-MFA8v1.1 genomic window:
- the CDK1 gene encoding cyclin-dependent kinase 1, which translates to MEDYTKIEKIGEGTYGVVYKGRHKTTGQVVAMKKIRLESEEEGVPSTAIREISLLKELRHPNIVSLQDVLMQDSRLYLIFEFLSMDLKKYLDSIPPGQYMDSSLVKSYLYQILQGIVFCHSRRVLHRDLKPQNLLIDDKGTIKLADFGLARAFGIPIRVYTHEVVTLWYRSPEVLLGSARYSTPVDIWSIGTIFAELATKKPLFHGDSEIDQLFRIFRALGTPNNEVWPEVESLQDYKNTFPKWKPGSLASHVKNLDENGLDLLSKMLIYDPAKRISGKMALNHPYFNDVDNQIKKM; encoded by the exons GTACCTATGGAGTTGTGTATAAGGGTAGACACAAAACTACAGGTCAAGTGGTAGCCATGAAAAAAATCAGACTAGAAAGTGAAGAGGAAGGGGTTCCTAGTACTGCAATTCGGGAAATTTCTCTATTAAAAGAACTTCGTCATCCAAATATAGTCAG tCTTCAGGATGTGCTTATGCAGGATTCCAGGTTATATCTCATCTTTGAGTTTCTTTCCATGGATCTGAAGAAATACTTGGATTCTATCCCTCCTGGTCAGTACATGGATTCTTCACTCGTTAAG aGTTATTTATACCAAATCCTACAGGGGATTGTGTTTTGTCACTCTAGAAGAGTTCTTCACAGAGACTTAAAACCTCAAAATCTCTTGATTGATGACAAAGGAACAATTAAACTGGCTGATTTTGGCCTTGCCAGAGCTTTCGGAATACCTATTAGAGTTTATACACATGAG gtaGTAACACTCTGGTACAGATCTCCAGAAGTATTGCTGGGGTCAGCTCGTTACTCAACTCCAGTTGACATTTGGAGTATAGGCACCATATTTGCTGAACTAGCAACTAAAAAACCACTTTTCCATGGGGATTCAGAAATTGATCAACTCTTCAGGATTTTCAG aGCTTTGGGCACTCCCAATAATGAAGTGTGGCCAGAAGTGGAATCTTTACAGGACTATAAGAATACATTTCCCAAATGGAAACCAGGAAGCCTAGCATCCCACGTCAAAAACTTGGATGAAAATGGCTTGGATTTGCTCTCG aAAATGTTAATCTATGATCCAGCCAAACGAATTTCTGGCAAGATGGCACTGAATCATCCATATTTTAATGATGTGGACAATCAGATTAAGAAGATGTAG